The Triticum aestivum cultivar Chinese Spring chromosome 6D, IWGSC CS RefSeq v2.1, whole genome shotgun sequence genomic sequence GGTGGGGGAGAAGGGGAGACCAGCGGCGGCTAGGGATTGCGGGCAGAGAGACGTGCGTAGTTGGGTGGTTTTTCTCCACCAGTTTTGTGTTGCGTTGCGTGCACCGATATAGGAAAGAAATTGGTGGATTGATTCCTTCCCTCGGTGGTGTGGAACGAAACGAGGAAAAAATCAATTGAGGGGAAGTCCTGTCGATCGATGAGAGGAGTACTAACAAACGAGCGAACGAACGACCCATGGACTCCTCCTTTAGGAGTAGAGAAAATGAAAGAGTGGATGATGCGAAGTCTGTTTGCTGAAGGTTTGCTCTTGTAGAATGTTCATTTTATCCTGCGTACTCGTTGCATCATCCACTCTTTGTGCATCATAATTTTGTGCAAAGAACTCCATTACCGTCAACGTTATTCCAGCATCACGATGATGCAGAGGCCAAGTTATCCTCCTTAAAAAAAACCAATGTAATTCAAGGTAAACAGTAGCATGCTATTATTATTACATATCTTCGTCACTTGTAGTTGTAAGCTCAAATAAACCACTGACATATATATTGGAAATAAATATTCGAGCTCACATATATGATTGTTCAAAAAATATGGGAATATGTGGAACCTGTATAGCACGTACACTGAATCACATACATACATACAGATGTATTAACAAGCAAGTCTAAGATCGGCCGATCGAAACATACATGCGTAGTATATCAATTGGACCATTGAAATGTACGTATGTATGAGTAGCACACAAACTATTATTGATCATACCCTAAAACGAAATCCTGCAGATTCATGGAGTTTCCGCCTGCTTGCAGCTGGAGCTGCTGGCCGCCGGTCGTAGGAACATAGTGATCGCAGGACGCCATCCACGTGGAGAACTTCTCGTCGGCACCGACGACGGCGCCGCCATCCGGGCACTGCAGCTCCGGCAGCGGAGGAACTCCGCCTTGAAAGGCTCCGGCCGCGGCCAGCTGCTTGCTGTAGAGGAAGTCGTACAGCTCGTCGACGTGGCCGTAGCCGAAGCCACCGCCTACCATTgaccccgagctcatctcgacggtACTGGCCACTCCAGCGGCCTCGCCGGCAGCAGAGCCAAACCCTAGCTTGGAGGCGGATCGCTCCTCGAAACCTCCCGGCACCGGCATGTCGTAGCTCGCGCCAGCGGAAGGGTTTAGCTGTTGCTCGGCTTCCACGACGTCCGCGGCGGCAAGGGAGTGACCGTGACTGACGGTCGTCATGGCAACGGCGTCCGTCGGTGGCTCGAGCTTCGGCCACTGCGGCGGCGCGTTGCTGGCGCCGCAGCCGAACGCGCTGTAGAGTCCCTGCAGGCGCATGTGGAGCTGGATCCGCTCCAGCGCTGACGAGCTGAGTGCCGCGGTGGTGCCGTTAGCGTTCCCGCTGCtgctggcgccgccgccgcccgccgccaggtAGGAGTAGGGCATCGGCGCGTCTTGGCTGGCGCGCTGCAGGC encodes the following:
- the LOC123141958 gene encoding transcription factor MYB36 is translated as MGRAPCCDKATVKKGPWSPEEDAKLKAYIDENGTGGNWIALPQKIGLKRCGKSCRLRWLNYLRPNIKHGDFTEEEEHIICSLYISIGSRWSIIAAQLPGRTDNDIKNYWNTKLKKKLLGKRAPSRRLQRASQDAPMPYSYLAAGGGGASSSGNANGTTAALSSSALERIQLHMRLQGLYSAFGCGASNAPPQWPKLEPPTDAVAMTTVSHGHSLAAADVVEAEQQLNPSAGASYDMPVPGGFEERSASKLGFGSAAGEAAGVASTVEMSSGSMVGGGFGYGHVDELYDFLYSKQLAAAGAFQGGVPPLPELQCPDGGAVVGADEKFSTWMASCDHYVPTTGGQQLQLQAGGNSMNLQDFVLGYDQ